Within Runella rosea, the genomic segment ACAAATATATATAGGTTAAACCTATAAAATCAAGGTAAAACTTATATTTTTTTACCAATGAATACCTTTTCGAAAAATTTAAGGAGATTGATGGCTGCTAAAAACTTGAATCAGAGCGATTTAGCAGGATTGTTGGGGATTAAGCAGCCCTCTGTGTCAGATTGGTTAAAAAACGGGGCTATACCTAAGGGGAAAAGATTAACGCAATTGGCGGAAGTACTCGGAGTTTCGGTAAATGAACTTTTTGTTGAAGAAATCATCCAAAAGGCTTCTGAAGAACAAAGCAAAGATGATAGGATTCGTGAGCTTGAACAGCAGCTACTCAAGACCACCCAAGAACTTCTGGAGTACAAGACCCGTGAAAACGAAAGGCTAAAAAATAATCCAATTGTTCCTGCTGGGCAATAATAATTAGGGGTAGGCACAATAATATCCCTACCTATTACCTAATCGGTATATTTTGATAATCTTCAACATGTAGGGCATTTAGATTGAGACACAAGGAGCGTGTTTAGGTAACCTTATGAGGTTACTACATACAGCTGTGGTATATGGAAATTTATTTGTAAATATCTGATTATCAGTGGCAACTACCGCTTGATAACTTTTTACTTTTTCTTCCTATAAATGACATGAGTTTTTTCTAACATTGTGCTTTGTACAATGTGGAAAGAGTATTTGCAATGGCCTATTAAATATTTATATGGATAGTCAGCTAAAAAATCAAAAAAAGGCAATACAGGTCTATGGGCCTTGTTGTGCTTTTGAGGTAGGGAAATTATCTCCTACGGGAATGTCATGGGAAGAGGTTGCAAAAAAGGAAGAGCAACGAATTAGAGAAGACCTTAGAAAAAAAGGAGTTGAAAATCCAACATTAGAAATAATGTTCAGTAAAGGGGTTAATTATATAAGAACCCAGAGAGTTGATGATCCTTCAAAATTTCAGATTGATATGGAGTTTTATTATCCTAAAACTTCACCAAAATCAAAAGATATTGTATTAGGGAGAATTTTTGATGTCCAAAATATTGACGAGAAAAACTTCATTATTGAAAATGAACACAGCAAAATTTGACAAATTTGATAGCAAATCCTACATGAATTTTTGTAGTCCGGCTATAGTTGAGAAAGACTTAAATAACTTATACGGCTTAATTCAGGGGATTAAGGCAGATGGTGCTATCAATGATTCAGAGACTGAATATCTAAAGAAGTGGGCATATGAAGTTGGAGCATATCACGGCAGGTCGCCTTATAAGGATATATGCCAATGTATTGAAAGAATTACGGAAGACGGAATAAT encodes:
- a CDS encoding helix-turn-helix domain-containing protein, coding for MNTFSKNLRRLMAAKNLNQSDLAGLLGIKQPSVSDWLKNGAIPKGKRLTQLAEVLGVSVNELFVEEIIQKASEEQSKDDRIRELEQQLLKTTQELLEYKTRENERLKNNPIVPAGQ